AGAGAATTCACATGAGTAGGAGGCAGTTCTAATGCAGATCTTGAAAAAAAATTCCAGGGAAATTAATTTTGTTTCCCTCCTTTGTTTGGCAGCCTCCACATTATTTGATTAAGGTTTCCTGTCGCCGTTTTTATTAAATTAAGTCCTCTTACTGTTCTTTTTATTTAATTCCTActgctgcctttttaaaaaaaatgttattaatTCCTCCCACTCGTCTCCACACCAACACAGAGGAATCAGGACCTTGTTTTAAAAGTGTTTTTCCCATAAAAAATAAAGCCATTTTAAAACTTATTGATCTGTGGCTGTTTGTTTATTCAACATGTTCCATTAACTCATTCCTCCCGCTGGATAGCCCCGTGAGAAATGGGCTCGAACTTCCCTCAGAACCAAAATCCCACACACCTGGAATCTCCCTCATTGCCCCACttgtctccctatctctctctaacctcctccagccctacgaccctccgagatctccgcgctcctccgattctggcctcttgcgcatccccgattttcatcgctccaccgttggcggccgtgccttcggctgcctaggccctaagctcaggacttccctccctaaacctccccgcctcctcTGCTTACGTTCGCTGACCAGGCTCAGGAGTAAAGAGCACCCGGTtgccatggaacccgtacccccgccacccacccccttcctgggggagagaggaggggcgagAAAAGGGGAAAAGAAAGTAAGACAAGAAAAAATGGCTCAAAAAGAATGATATTAAACTTGGACCTCTTTCAATTAGATACTTAAGTTCTAGTCTTAGCTAAGATGCTGTTGTTACTCAGCAGGCACTCGGTTACCAAGATGGCTGCCTGGCGACCTCAGCTGACATTCATGGGTTCACCCTCTGGTTCCTGCACAGTTTACTGTTGTTAGAGTCTGTATCGAACAGAGATGGGAGACCTTCATCCCATCAGTCGGGGCTAGAATCAGACTGAGGATCCCCCCCAGAGGTGAAAAGGGCCGTGTTGTGACACACTAATGGGAGTCCTTTACCGCAATTAGACTCTAGGCTCCCGCTGAACCGTGCCGTGAGGTCGGAGGTCGGCCACAGGCCCGTGCAGCCAGCGATGTGAATATTTAACTGGTTTTAATTAAAGCAAAGCCGAGAAGCCATGCCTCAAGCAGGTAATTTGATTTCTCCTGAACTACAGGCCTGactgtgcacctcccagtacaaacgTGCCCGGATGCTGCCACTGAGAGCTGATGAAAAGCACCAAAATAAATTCCCAAGCAACGCACTTGGGGGACAGACTTTCTGAGGAGATCCCAGATCAGCTCTCCTGGCTTCCAATGTCCGATGTTGAAGGCAAACCCCTTCCCAACGAGAGACAGGGCAAAAGAGATTTGTAACCTGGGCAAGAGATGgcttggaacaggaggaggccattcagccccttgagtctgttctgtcattcaattaagtCATGGCTGATGTATATCTCAAcagcatttacccgccttggttctatatcccttaatacccttacctaacaaaaatctatcaatcttagttttgaaatttttaattgagctCAACAGCTTATTGGggggaaagttccagatttccactcccctttgtgtgaagaagtgcttcctgacatcacccctgaacggcctagctctaattttaaggttatgcccccttgtcctggactccccccaccagaggaaatagtttctctctatcgaccctatcaactcctttaatcatcttaaacctcaattagatcatccgttaatcttctttattcaagggaatacaagcctagtctatgtaacctagccttataatttaacccttttagccccgggtatcattctgctaaatgtgcgctgcactccctctaaggccaatattgGGCTATTGAGCAGAGGGTTCGTGTGGTGCTGTGCCCGTCAAAGATTTAAAGCACAGCTGTACCTAAATTGGCAATAAAATGGTCAAAGCAAAATACAGCAGTGCAATCGGAAAGTTTGCCTGTGACATTGGGGTTGGAAACTGGCACAAGGATTCCCCCAGATAGTTTAGGAGACTTGTGTTATTGTTTGGTTCTTTGATTCTCTTCCCATTCCTGATCCCATGTCCTCTTGCTGATTTTCCTGCCCCATTGACTGCCTCCTGGTCAGTACCCAGGGTATATTTGACCCCTTTGCAGGACTATCTTCCTCCCCATTGCACTTGCTGTAACACGGTTTTGGTTGCAACATAAATCTatctatcattttttttttaaattacatatgTGCACATTTCCTTCAGCCATCaccaaatatagaatcatagaaaggttacagcatggaaggaggccattcagcccatcgaatccccgccggctctacgcaagagcaatgcagttagtcccactcccccgccctttccccatggctctgcaaattttttccctccaagtacttatccagttcccttttgaaggccatgattgaatctgcctccaccaccccctcgggcagtgcattccagatcctaaccactcgctgtgtaaaaacgtttttcctcatgtcgcctttggttcttttgccaatcgccttaaatctacgtcctctggtccttgacccttccgccaatgggaacagtttctctctatccgctctgtccagacccttcatgattttgaatacctcgatcaaatctccgcgcgaccttctctgttctatttAAAATATCTGACCTTGATTCTTTATCTCTTCTTAGGGTTGGCCCCAGGACAGTTGTACACTTACCCTGCTCGCTGCTGGCGTAAGAAAAGACGCCTGAATATCCTGGAAGACCCACGGCTAAGACCCTGCGAAATTAAACTCGGTAAGAGGGTTATTTTCTTGCTGTTTGATTTGCTCTCCAATTAGGGGGAAAatgatttaataattttattTATCTTTTATTAACTTTTTGGGTTTTTTTCCCCACCTGTGGGATGGGGCTCAAGCAAAGCGGCCTACTGCCAGGCCTCAGCCAGTGCTGGTCCTGAGCTGGTTGCTAGGAAACACCTCAGGCCTAATGTGATTTTTGTAAAATAATATGTACACTTAGTAAAATAATCATAGATACGCTTTTCCGTAAAAAATATgttcctgtccacaaaccttattTCCTGTTGCCATGATTTTTGGTCGTGCTTTTCTGTCAACGTTTAccattgtaaattcctatgtcaacGGTCACGGTGTAGTTACAGGCTTTAGCCATTAGGTGACACTGTGGAGCAGTTTCCAGAAGTCTCTTTCCCAACTCTGTCGCCATCTTGTGTACATATATTAAAAAAGCACCAACTGATTGTGGGCAATTTACTCGTAAACTAGTGCGCGTTGGGTGTAAAAGTGGCAGTTGTGACCTGGCGGAATAGTAAAGATTTGTGCGCGGGTCACAAGAAGCCAGATAAAGCGCGTGACCGATCCGCCATCTTGTGCGGCAAGAGCGTTGAGTCATTTCCAATCCAGAAGGACGGATTTTCTGAGCTGGCATTGCCCGCGGCCTGCGAATGTCACGGAGTCGCAGGCAGCGCGCCCACAGTTCTCCAAGGTGGGCAGTCGAGGGAGGGGAGGCTCCACGGTAGTAGCACCAACTCAGAACTGTGTACCCCCAGAGTGCGAAAAGGACTCGCGGCCTGCAGTTCAGTCAGTCAGAAGTTCCCTAAGTAACAATAAACGAGCTGTTAGTCCTtctcaataataataataataaaaagatTGTCCTGTCAGAATCTTCATTTTCTTGCCAGAGTCTCCAATGCAGCCGTTCATACCTAGTGTCAGGTGGAagtgatgattgtacagtgacGGACTCTGTTACGAGTTTAATAGACTGATAGTCTCGATGTGTTGGATGTGAACAGATTTCGACGAACACAACAGGCCTTAAaatgactctcttcccccaaagagctgttgaggctgggggggtcaattgaaaatttcaagactgagattgatagatttttgttgggtaagtgggtattaaaggttatggaaccaaggcgggtagatggagttaggatacagatcagtcatgatctaattgaatggcagaacaggcaggaggggctgaatggcctcctcctgttcctataactacTTCCAGCATGAAAGCAGGAACATGGGGCCGGAAGCCAGGGTCTACTCCAACCTTCTGGAAATGGCCTGTTCTCATTATTATCGGGCTCCAACACTTGGAgactttatttcccagtttctgccctcctctcctgaaggttctgGGACCAATTTTTGCCCGCTGTCCACGTAGGAATTGCGAGACGAGAaaggaccaaggtccatctagttcgccttctacccaTCCCGGtaatcgcatgatacaacgataatggagttattgactaatcatagcaatcaatctctatcaacgagtcgacaacagacccagacatgaggtgaggaaatccccagtggtggagagctttgggaaccagaggtccaaagtcacctgttcctcccgagtacgttacactcaccacatatcGTAATTCAGCCCTGAGTGATTAAGAGGCCGGAAGACAGATAATGTGCTAAGAGCACGCAATTTTCCAGGGTCATCTATTGGCTTAATTATTCACAGATTTGGGACCGCGCTGGGATGTGGCATTGGAAAATTGAATGCagttgaaatttaaagggatgcggACAGTTAAAGGGAAAGGCCAGAATAGGGGGACAAAAATTCTTTGTAACGGCTCAAAAAAAAGAAGCGTTTCCACTCGTTGGTAGCCTTTGCCAAGGCTTAAGGTGGAGAGGGCAAAAATAACAGGAAAAGGGGGTGTGTTGGCACGGATCCAAGGGCAGGTGGCAGAGCGCCCAATCGCCTGTTTGGGCCCACCGGATAAATTGACAGAGGCAGCAAAACTGTGCCAATTAAAGGAGACGTGGCCTGTCCTGTCGGAGGATCGAATCACCACAAGAAgatagattgaacaggctggggctcttctctcgagaaaagaaaaggctggggGGCGACCtgacctttaagattatgaaagggtttgatggggtggacgtagagaaaatgtttccacttgtgggggagaccgaaactaggggccataaatataagacagtcgctaataaatccaatcgggaattcaggagaaacttctttacccagagagtggtgagaatgtgggactcgctcccacaaggagtagttgaggtgaatagtgtagatggatttaaggggaagatagataaaatacatgagggagaaaggaatagaaggatatgctggtaggatgagatgaagtagggagggaggaggctcgtgtggagcataaacaccagcattgaccagttgggccgaatggcctgtttctgtgctgttatttctatgtaattctatgtgctgTACCTTTAAGAGCCTCTTGTCACTACCACCAGGGCTGAGCGGTTTAGCAAATCATTGATAAATCCATTTGATTGATGAACCATCCCAGAGCAGCCgatcagtgcttcactctctaaTTGATCAGTTTTTCACTTCGAACTGAAATCCAGTAGCTTGTCGGCACTTGTCCAGTAGCGATTGTCGCCCCCCCTTTAAGAATTGCCAAAGTGGATTCTGCCTCCTCCGGGACCTGACTAATAACTGATCGGACGTTTAATTAACAGACAACAAATTAGCGCCTCATCCCCTCTGAGCGGCTGCGAGTTAAAGGTTCACGTTTAAAGGGGAGGCGGGCAGGAGCGACACTCTGTGGATAAACTGCATGCATTCAGGAGCGAGGAGTCGTTACTGACTGCGTTACAAGTGTggggttgattttttaaaattcaatcctttttctcctccccctcatgccctacctccatttttttttcccctcatctcTCTCGAGCATTGGATTACACTTCCACAGGTCACAGTCACCTTCCTATCTCAGCCAAATACCCGTTCCTCACGCCTGGACAGAGTGTCAGCAGGCCGTGGGAGCACCACAACCAAGCTTTATCCtcacatagaacgtacagcacagaaacaggccattcggcccgactggtccatgctggagtttatgctccactcaagcctcctcccaacctacttcatctcaccctgtcagagTATCCTGTCATGAACTGAGAGTCCACTTATCAGCAAGAATCACTAGAGAGATATTaaggttttttttcccctgcctcccccacccctcccgaccTTCCCCATCCTGGTCGCAATCAGGCCCAGTCCTGGGAGTCGCAGCTGAGGCCTTTCTGGTCTGTGTTGCTCCGTTCCACATTAAGTGTAGTTATcagaccctcccctatctctgtgacctcctacagccctccgagatctctgcgttcctccaattctggcctcttgcacatccccgattttaatcgctccaccattggcggccgtgccttcagctgcctaggccctaagctctggaattccctccctaaacctctctgcctctctctcctcctttaaaacgctccttaaaacctacctctttgaccaagcttttggtcacctgtcctgatatctccttatgtggctcggtgtcacattttgatcgatgatcgctcctgtgaagcgccttgggacgtttcactacgttaaaggcgctatataaatgcaagttgttgttgctgaatgATTCCGGggttgaaagggttaaattatgaggccaggttgcacaaacttggcttgtgttcccttgagtttaggagatcgaggggtgatctgatcgaggaatCATAagaattagaacataagaacataagaaataggagcaggagtaggccaatcggcccctcgagcctgctccgccattcaataagatcatggctgatctgatcctaacctcaaatttaaattcatgtccaatttcctgcccgttccccgtaacccctaattccctttacttctaggaaatttatttaatgatgtagcttccatagaaaggttacagcacaggaggaggccattcggcccgtcgagtccgtgccgactctatgcaagagcaatccagctagtcccactcccccgccctcccccagtagccctgcagattttttcctttcaagtacttatccagttcccttttgaaggccatgattgaatctgcctccaccaccccctcgggcagtgcattccagatcctaaccattcgctttGTGgagtttaaaatgtttaaaaggattcgatagggtaaatatggagaaattatttcctctggtggggaatcaagaatgaggacGCTGGGAGTCAACTGGaggtttcaagactgagatcgatagatttttgttgggtaagcgtatcgagggatatggagcaaaggcgggtaaatagaggtggtacagatcagccatgatctaattgaatggcggagcaggcccgaggagctaaatggcctcctcctgttcctaacatTCCTAGAATATTTAATAGGGCGCTGTAACGTTAAGTGTGTGATCACCTTGTTTCCCTTGGTGACGTCTATGGTAACACCCAATCACTGCGGCATCAGAAGGCCGAGTACCAAAGCCTGGGGCCATCAGCATTGCGTCCAATGCCCTCTTTTCTCGCTCTGTTTGCTCAGATACTGAGGTGGCCCTGAAGAAGGAGGGCCTGTTACCCGAGGGACCAGCCTTGGAAGCTCTTCTGTGcggagaggcagtggagaagaAGGCAGAGACTAAAGACGAGGAGAGCATTAGTGAATGCCAGGTAGGTGCCCCTGATAATATGGGGTTGGGCGATTGGCCACTTGACCATCCTGTTTAGATTGTGATGGAGGCCGAAGGAGATGATAGACTCCATTCCGCAGTATTCCCATCACTCGCCTTGGCGATCAAAAAATGGTGATCAGATATTGGTGAACACCATCAGCTGTGGCTCCGTGGGTAGctttctctgagtcagaaggttgtgggttcgagccccactccagagacttgagcactaaatctaggcCGGCacacccagtgccagtactgagggagtgctgcactgtcggaggtgccgtctttcggacgagacgttaaactgaggcccccgcctgctctctcagatgtatgtaaaagatcccacggctgctatttcgaagtagagcagggggagttctccccggtgtcctggaccaatatttatccctcaattaacatcgctaaaactgattatctggtcattatcacatttctgtttgtgggagcttgctgtgcgcaaattggctaccgcgttttctacattacagtgactacatttcaaaaagtacatcattggctgtaaagcgctttgggacatcctgaggttgtgaaaggcgctgtagaaatgcaagttcgttctttcttatttgtgagggtggggtcgaGAGGCCCCGTTTTGTGAGGCCTCATTCCGTCAGCTCACTGCCCTCTGATTTTCCAATGTGCCAAGTCCTGCCACCACACGGGGCATTGACAAAATTTAGCCCAGGGTCTTTTCTCTGGCCTTTTCAAGGCCTATGTTGTAGGCCCATGCCGCAGGCTGTCActagtgttgccaaccctccaggattgtcctggagtctccaggaattagagATTAAACTCCTGGAACACTGCTTCCAGCAAAACCCCGGAGTAAAACTATTGCGGCATTaaaataaaaagtttttttttcattttcgttaattagttgtaaaaatattggagatggggaagaaaggatgtttgactgatggtcaagaatcatccaatcggataaAAGAGagactgttcgctttccaattggccgtgggaaggcggggcctcatgaggatggacgtgtcgggcgaccaatggcggaagtgccgggggcggggcggttggaggcaggcagTCATGTGACAATACCTCCAGGGCTACGTCAGCCCGAGTTGGCAACCCCTGAGCTGTGACCTCGTCTCAACAATGCTCTCAAACCTGTTTTTCTTTCCCAGAGGATTCTGGCGAGCGATTTTCCTCACGAAATCGAGGCTGATGATCTGGaggaagatgtcccaaagcggaaAAATAAAACCAAAGGAAGagtaagttgttttttttttattttaggcGTGCATTTCAGTGCGGGGCTTCGCGATCATTGTTATTGGATGGGGTTGTGGGGCAACTGGGAGCCAGAAGACAAGGCCCTTAGAATTGGGGGGGATTGTTTCCCCTGCCACCCGCCATCAGACCATAGGGGGGGGATTAGGAAGTCATATGACTTCTGTCGGGCCtgtgaaaagagtaggagaggggATGAGGTAAATCTAGAAACAGTGGCACCAATTTTGAGATTTGAGGGGaacaaattgcagggctatgaggaaagagcatgcgcgcagatcactaaaatgtgcaaaatataatcaaaaaggctaatggaatgttatcctttataactagagggctagattgtaaagggaggaagttttgctacagcgacacaaagccctggttcgaccacatctggagtactgtgcacacttctgggcaccgcaccttaggatatactggccttggaaggaatgcagcgcagattaaccagaatgttaccagagtcccaagggttagattatgaggcgaaattacataaactaggcttgtattccctggaatatagaaggttaaggggtgatttgattgtggttttcaggattttgaaaggaattgatagggtagatagagagaaactttttctgctggtgggggagtctaggtcaaggggacataaccttaaaatcagagccaggccattcaggagagaagttaggaaagactttttcatgcaaagggtggtagaagtgtggaactctctcccacaaaaagcagtagatgctcggtcaattaataatttaaaatctgagatcgataggtttctgctagccgagggtattcagggatatggagccaaggcgggtggatggagtcagGTTACAGATCAACCATTAACTCATTAActcacaggcttgaggggctgaatggcttgctccTGATCTATGCTcctaagtgggactaattgaatagctcttccaaagagccggcaaaggcacaatgggccgaatggcctccttctgtgctttatgattcgAAAAGTCAGTAGGTGTGCACGTCTCGGGGCTTAAGATAAGACTGTATTTCACTGCGAGACGCAGACACTCTGGGCTTAAAGGTAACTCCAGACTTCTTTGCCCTCTCTTCCAGACTTGTGGCATcggaggaatgagaaagagacAAGATCCAACGTCACTGGAGGACCGAGACAAGCCGTACGTCTGTGACAGTACGTAGACCCCTTCATTGGAGGGTGGGGATAGCAAGGAAATCACTCAGAGAGGGTCTTCcaccacctcgggacgtcccaaagagctttacagcccacaaagtactttttgaagtgtagtcactgtcgtaatgtaggaaacacagcagccaatttgcgcacagcaagatcccacaaacagcaatgtgataacgaagATATCATTtgctttttaatgatgttggttaagggataaatattggcccaggacacctcccctgctcttcttcgaaacagtggc
The sequence above is a segment of the Heptranchias perlo isolate sHepPer1 unplaced genomic scaffold, sHepPer1.hap1 HAP1_SCAFFOLD_1308, whole genome shotgun sequence genome. Coding sequences within it:
- the LOC137308424 gene encoding zinc finger protein neuro-d4-like, translating into MATVIQNPLKSLGEDFYREAIEHCRSYNARLCAERSMRLPFLDSQTGVAQNNCYIWMEKTHRGPGLAPGQLYTYPARCWRKKRRLNILEDPRLRPCEIKLDTEVALKKEGLLPEGPALEALLCGEAVEKKAETKDEESISECQRILASDFPHEIEADDLEEDVPKRKNKTKGRTCGIGGMRKRQDPTSLEDRDKPYVCDICGKRYKNRPGLSYHYTHTHLAEEEGEEELERHTLPFHRKNNHKRKPKSSLH